Proteins encoded together in one Rhizobium leguminosarum bv. trifolii WSM1325 window:
- a CDS encoding conserved hypothetical protein (KEGG: rec:RHECIAT_CH0002698 hypothetical protein) — protein MFQALTSLSDHDIETVVDAVTEWCSQHHCDIQSCRGQFALAAAVDALQSSPNHDALVHHLSEKLMDNKE, from the coding sequence ATGTTTCAAGCGCTAACCTCCCTTTCCGATCACGATATCGAAACTGTGGTCGATGCGGTGACCGAATGGTGTTCGCAACATCATTGCGACATTCAGAGCTGTCGCGGGCAATTCGCCCTCGCTGCGGCTGTCGATGCGCTCCAGAGTTCACCGAATCATGACGCCTTGGTGCATCATCTTTCCGAGAAATTGATGGATAATAAAGAATAG
- a CDS encoding hypothetical protein (KEGG: rec:RHECIAT_PB0000068 hypothetical protein), with protein sequence MSAPHEDHSEALQDGEAILLNAVLMWFRFYGVPFDERTADVLCERAMLLYAEGRGQRYIEGDLIRTFSGLMAMRVNAPSSALSH encoded by the coding sequence ATGTCAGCGCCGCATGAAGACCATAGCGAAGCCCTTCAGGACGGAGAGGCGATCCTGCTCAATGCCGTTCTCATGTGGTTTCGGTTTTATGGTGTCCCCTTCGATGAACGGACAGCCGATGTCTTGTGCGAACGGGCGATGTTGCTCTACGCAGAGGGGCGAGGCCAGCGTTACATAGAAGGTGACCTCATCCGGACGTTTTCAGGTCTGATGGCCATGAGGGTCAACGCTCCGTCTTCGGCTCTAAGCCATTGA
- a CDS encoding putative transmembrane nitrile hydratase (KEGG: azc:AZC_3796 putative transmembrane nitrile hydratase): MLTQFEHFAVTEMMGEPDNPPRANGSLCFGSQWERSSFGMALALAKSGAFEWDDFRDELIATIKDWEDAHPIDRSSWNYYDQFLTALEKAIVKAGVVDPEEIVAALAA, encoded by the coding sequence ATGTTGACCCAGTTCGAACATTTCGCGGTTACGGAAATGATGGGGGAGCCCGACAACCCTCCCCGCGCCAACGGTTCCCTCTGCTTCGGTTCTCAATGGGAACGGTCCTCGTTCGGAATGGCGCTTGCCCTCGCAAAGAGCGGCGCCTTCGAATGGGACGATTTCCGAGACGAACTGATCGCGACGATCAAGGATTGGGAAGATGCGCATCCCATCGATCGCTCGAGCTGGAATTACTACGACCAGTTCCTGACAGCCCTTGAGAAGGCCATCGTGAAAGCTGGTGTCGTCGACCCTGAAGAGATCGTGGCCGCTCTGGCGGCCTGA
- a CDS encoding protein of unknown function DUF159 (PFAM: protein of unknown function DUF159~KEGG: msl:Msil_3101 protein of unknown function DUF159) — MCNDYEQHIRWKEYCEMMQSLALRIPAHQSELDLPTADDIKIGDIAPVVRTSGDEFELFAAKFGFPPSAGRKGGPVFNFVSENRDFSESKRCLIPASAFFEFTGTKYPKAKHRFTLADRAIFAIAGLWREGEGNQPASMTMLTTKPSPDVAPIHNRQVVILKPEDWRHWLALSKPQDQLLKPLPAGSLSVEQVRAGSD; from the coding sequence ATGTGCAATGACTATGAACAACATATTCGCTGGAAAGAGTACTGCGAGATGATGCAGTCTCTCGCCCTGCGCATTCCGGCGCACCAGTCTGAACTCGATCTACCCACGGCCGATGACATCAAAATCGGTGATATCGCCCCGGTGGTCCGGACATCTGGCGATGAGTTCGAACTCTTCGCCGCCAAGTTCGGGTTTCCGCCGTCTGCCGGACGCAAAGGCGGACCGGTTTTTAATTTCGTCTCGGAAAACCGGGATTTCTCTGAGAGCAAACGCTGCCTCATCCCGGCGTCGGCCTTCTTCGAGTTTACCGGAACGAAATACCCGAAGGCCAAGCACAGGTTTACGCTCGCCGACCGTGCGATATTCGCTATTGCCGGGCTGTGGCGCGAAGGCGAAGGCAATCAGCCGGCGTCGATGACGATGCTCACGACGAAGCCGAGCCCGGATGTCGCGCCAATCCATAATCGACAGGTTGTTATCCTGAAACCTGAAGATTGGAGACACTGGCTGGCGCTGTCGAAACCCCAGGATCAGCTACTCAAGCCGCTGCCTGCGGGAAGTCTCTCGGTGGAGCAGGTGCGAGCTGGAAGCGACTGA
- a CDS encoding protein of unknown function DUF983 (PFAM: protein of unknown function DUF983~KEGG: mes:Meso_2074 protein of unknown function DUF983) — MKTEYDETTVPALTGIKGRCPRCQRGHLFNGLLSLAPACEVCGLDYSFADPADGPAFFAMSIVAVPALAFALWLQFTFDVHLWVHLVLTVPLTGLACILLLRPLKGWLVCSQYFHKAEEGRIDREWGK, encoded by the coding sequence ATGAAAACGGAATACGACGAAACGACAGTCCCCGCTTTAACTGGTATCAAAGGGCGTTGCCCACGTTGCCAGCGGGGACATCTGTTCAATGGCCTTCTATCCCTCGCTCCGGCCTGTGAAGTCTGCGGCTTGGACTACTCCTTCGCGGACCCGGCGGACGGGCCGGCATTCTTCGCCATGAGCATCGTCGCGGTTCCCGCGCTTGCCTTTGCTCTATGGCTTCAGTTCACCTTCGACGTTCACCTCTGGGTCCATCTGGTCCTGACGGTTCCACTGACCGGGCTGGCATGCATATTGTTGTTGAGGCCTCTGAAAGGATGGCTGGTCTGCTCGCAGTACTTCCACAAAGCTGAAGAGGGTCGGATCGATCGAGAGTGGGGCAAATGA
- a CDS encoding nitrile hydratase beta subunit (PFAM: nitrile hydratase beta subunit~KEGG: azc:AZC_3798 putative nitrile hydratase beta subunit), with amino-acid sequence MKLQHYLGGLEGLGPVSTETRVFVETWETRIFGIHTAMMALSSQLSLPATPSAFSSIWTWADLRKGAESLNPFDYFKYRYYEKWLGGISGYFIDKGYITAEELDALTEEYYADPSIPVPTAGDQAIDDRVVQYLVEGDSPKREAEVSFDFTVGDLVSIRNVPSVEHTRLPGFLRGKTGTVETVYDGAYVYLCDTGTDGIGAAMPVYCIRFEPEELWPTNAETNFSLYADLYAHYVESPRAVAAQAA; translated from the coding sequence ATGAAGCTCCAACACTATCTCGGCGGCCTTGAAGGCCTTGGCCCGGTCAGCACGGAAACACGTGTCTTCGTGGAGACATGGGAGACCCGCATCTTCGGTATCCACACCGCAATGATGGCCCTGTCCTCTCAGCTCTCGCTTCCGGCGACGCCGTCTGCATTCTCAAGCATCTGGACCTGGGCGGACCTGCGCAAGGGTGCGGAATCTCTCAACCCCTTCGACTACTTCAAATACCGATACTACGAGAAATGGCTCGGCGGCATTTCCGGCTACTTCATCGACAAGGGCTACATCACCGCCGAGGAACTCGATGCCCTGACGGAGGAATACTACGCTGATCCCTCGATACCCGTGCCGACGGCCGGCGACCAGGCGATCGACGATCGGGTCGTTCAATATCTCGTCGAAGGCGACAGCCCCAAGCGCGAGGCGGAGGTATCCTTCGATTTCACCGTTGGCGACCTCGTCTCGATCAGGAATGTCCCATCGGTCGAGCACACCAGGCTGCCTGGCTTTCTTCGGGGTAAGACGGGAACCGTCGAGACTGTCTACGACGGCGCCTACGTCTACCTCTGTGACACGGGAACGGACGGGATCGGCGCGGCGATGCCGGTCTACTGCATCCGTTTCGAGCCCGAGGAACTCTGGCCCACCAACGCCGAGACGAACTTCAGCCTCTACGCGGATCTCTACGCCCATTACGTGGAATCCCCACGCGCCGTCGCCGCCCAAGCCGCCTGA
- a CDS encoding conserved hypothetical protein (KEGG: oan:Oant_0615 hypothetical protein), which produces MTRIADSVLKISDAEEAKIQRQIASDPDAPEATDEQLAKAKPFAEALPELAESIRKNLGGRPKSNNPKVAVSIRLDPEVVDAFKAKGEGWQSRINETLRKAVGL; this is translated from the coding sequence ATGACCCGCATCGCAGATAGTGTTCTGAAAATCTCCGACGCTGAAGAAGCGAAGATCCAGAGGCAAATCGCCAGCGATCCCGACGCCCCAGAGGCGACGGATGAACAGTTGGCCAAGGCCAAACCTTTTGCCGAAGCCCTTCCCGAGTTGGCCGAGTCCATCAGGAAGAACCTGGGCGGCCGGCCTAAGTCCAATAATCCTAAGGTCGCCGTGAGCATTCGGCTCGATCCAGAAGTCGTCGATGCTTTCAAGGCCAAAGGCGAAGGCTGGCAAAGCCGGATAAATGAGACACTGCGGAAGGCGGTAGGGCTATAG
- a CDS encoding nitrile hydratase, alpha subunit (KEGG: azc:AZC_3797 nitrile hydratase alpha subunit~TIGRFAM: nitrile hydratase, alpha subunit~PFAM: Nitrile hydratase alpha chain): MIDRFKYREDREAYSAARVKALEALLIKKGIITDKTVDTILDFFETKMGPFNGAKIVARAWLDPAFKDRLVANTPAAIAELELPEGMAGAEGEHMRAVANSADVHNLIICTLCSCYPWPVLGLPPYWYKDPTFRSRAAREPRAVLNEFGLPVPETIEIKVWDSSAQIRWFVIPERPPGTDGLTETELEALVTPEAMMGVAIAKAA, encoded by the coding sequence ATGATCGACCGCTTCAAATACCGCGAAGATCGCGAAGCCTACAGTGCCGCGCGCGTTAAAGCTCTCGAGGCCCTCCTGATCAAGAAAGGCATCATCACGGACAAGACCGTCGATACCATCCTGGATTTCTTCGAAACGAAGATGGGACCGTTCAACGGCGCCAAGATCGTCGCCCGCGCATGGCTCGACCCCGCCTTCAAGGACCGCTTGGTGGCCAATACCCCCGCAGCGATCGCCGAACTCGAGCTTCCCGAAGGGATGGCGGGCGCGGAGGGCGAACATATGCGCGCAGTCGCCAATTCTGCAGACGTCCACAACCTCATCATATGCACGCTCTGCTCCTGCTACCCTTGGCCAGTCCTGGGGCTGCCGCCGTACTGGTATAAGGATCCGACATTCCGCAGCCGCGCAGCTCGCGAGCCGCGCGCGGTCTTAAACGAGTTCGGTCTGCCCGTGCCGGAGACCATCGAGATCAAAGTCTGGGATTCCAGCGCGCAGATCCGCTGGTTCGTTATCCCGGAACGCCCGCCAGGCACCGATGGGCTGACGGAGACGGAGCTTGAGGCTCTCGTAACCCCCGAAGCCATGATGGGCGTCGCCATCGCCAAGGCCGCTTGA
- a CDS encoding protein of unknown function DUF1254 (PFAM: protein of unknown function DUF1254; protein of unknown function DUF1214~KEGG: smd:Smed_4882 protein of unknown function DUF1214): MLTKRDLLRSAAMAALVAATAKSTPVLAQNKEEWPSLLEAKDIAEEGFIYGLPLVMNYAVMNEFAVDRNSGQFKAPFNDINNMHQVASPADTAIITPNSDTPYSILWLDLRAEPMVISVPTVEKERYYSVQLIDGNTYNFGYIGSRTTGTEPGSYLVVGPDWKGAKPDGVKQVFTSSTPFVFANFRTQLIDADDMANVEKVQTGYKAQPLSAFLKQPAPPAAPTIEFLPATTAGIKKNFFEYLDVALQFVPETSRDKVIRAKLARIGIGPGKTLEFKDLPLEHKAELLVGMKQGDDKIDKWLASGNKPINGWNVSSLLGDEAFYNGDWLLRSGAAKAGLYGNDAAEAMYPFTRTDASGKPLDGSKHKYTITFPPGQLPPVHSFWSVTMYDGKSQLLVKNPINRYLVNSPMLPGMKKDADGSLTLHIQKDSPGADKEANWLPAPDGTIYLVMRLYWPKTEAPSILPAGKGTWQPPGVKRVS, encoded by the coding sequence ATGCTTACGAAACGCGATCTGCTCCGCTCCGCTGCGATGGCCGCACTCGTTGCCGCAACGGCCAAGTCTACCCCGGTGCTTGCGCAGAACAAAGAAGAATGGCCCAGCCTGCTGGAGGCGAAGGATATCGCCGAGGAAGGCTTCATCTACGGCCTGCCGCTCGTGATGAACTATGCGGTCATGAACGAGTTCGCCGTGGACAGGAACTCCGGACAGTTCAAGGCGCCGTTTAACGACATCAACAACATGCATCAGGTCGCCAGCCCGGCGGACACGGCAATCATCACGCCGAACAGTGACACGCCCTACTCGATCCTCTGGCTGGACTTGCGTGCTGAACCGATGGTGATCTCGGTGCCGACGGTCGAAAAGGAACGCTACTACTCGGTCCAGCTTATCGACGGCAACACCTACAATTTCGGTTATATTGGCTCGCGCACCACGGGAACCGAGCCGGGTTCCTATCTCGTCGTCGGACCCGACTGGAAAGGCGCGAAGCCCGACGGCGTCAAGCAGGTCTTCACCTCGAGCACCCCGTTCGTATTCGCCAACTTCCGGACACAGCTTATCGACGCCGACGATATGGCGAATGTGGAAAAGGTGCAGACCGGCTATAAGGCGCAACCGCTTTCGGCCTTCCTCAAGCAACCCGCCCCGCCCGCCGCACCGACGATCGAGTTCCTTCCCGCCACCACCGCCGGCATCAAGAAAAACTTCTTCGAATATCTCGACGTGGCTCTGCAATTCGTCCCGGAGACGTCAAGGGACAAGGTCATCCGTGCGAAGCTTGCAAGGATCGGCATCGGGCCCGGAAAGACCCTCGAATTCAAGGATCTGCCGCTCGAGCATAAGGCCGAGTTGTTGGTCGGCATGAAGCAGGGTGACGACAAGATCGACAAGTGGCTGGCCAGCGGAAACAAGCCCATCAACGGCTGGAACGTCAGCTCGCTGCTTGGTGACGAGGCCTTCTACAACGGCGATTGGTTGCTGCGCTCAGGCGCTGCCAAGGCAGGCCTCTATGGCAACGATGCAGCAGAGGCCATGTACCCCTTCACCCGAACAGATGCGAGCGGAAAGCCGCTCGACGGCAGCAAGCACAAGTACACGATTACCTTCCCGCCGGGCCAGTTGCCGCCAGTGCATTCGTTCTGGTCAGTGACCATGTACGACGGCAAGAGCCAGTTGCTGGTCAAGAACCCGATCAATCGCTACCTCGTCAACTCTCCGATGTTGCCGGGAATGAAGAAGGATGCGGACGGTTCGCTGACGCTGCACATCCAGAAGGACAGCCCCGGAGCGGACAAGGAAGCCAATTGGCTTCCGGCCCCGGACGGCACGATCTATCTCGTGATGCGCCTGTACTGGCCAAAGACGGAGGCGCCTTCGATCCTGCCTGCGGGGAAAGGTACGTGGCAGCCGCCCGGCGTGAAGCGGGTCTCGTAG
- a CDS encoding protein of unknown function DUF81 (PFAM: protein of unknown function DUF81~KEGG: rec:RHECIAT_PC0000140 hypothetical conserved membrane protein), which produces MNALAGGGSFVSLPALISVGVPSVSANATSTLALFPGGMASSWVYRDGVRSVCGVKVMPIAIVTVMGGVAGSILLLLTPSRIFDGILPWLLLVATLMLAAGPRLSAHLQTRARPSILAFATVQFFLGLYGGYFGGAVGLMMLAAWSALGGGDIKSLNPTRMVMVTAANAVAVVVFVLAGAIVWQECIPMTIGAVIGGWIGAHIGRRLPSPVVRMLTLAVAFLTTAVFFSRAYL; this is translated from the coding sequence ATGAATGCGTTGGCGGGCGGCGGGTCATTCGTATCCCTGCCTGCGCTGATATCGGTCGGAGTGCCGTCGGTATCCGCAAACGCGACAAGTACCCTGGCCTTGTTTCCCGGCGGCATGGCGAGCTCGTGGGTCTATCGTGACGGGGTTAGGAGTGTGTGCGGCGTCAAGGTGATGCCCATTGCCATCGTGACGGTGATGGGTGGCGTGGCCGGCAGCATTCTATTGCTGCTAACACCATCGAGGATTTTCGATGGGATCCTGCCATGGCTTTTGCTGGTGGCGACATTGATGCTCGCTGCAGGTCCGAGGCTCAGCGCCCATTTGCAGACGCGGGCACGTCCGAGTATTCTGGCATTCGCAACGGTTCAATTCTTTCTCGGTCTTTATGGCGGCTATTTTGGTGGCGCCGTGGGTCTCATGATGCTTGCGGCATGGAGCGCGCTCGGGGGCGGGGACATCAAGAGCCTGAATCCGACAAGAATGGTGATGGTCACTGCCGCCAACGCCGTCGCCGTCGTCGTCTTCGTACTTGCCGGGGCAATCGTATGGCAGGAGTGCATTCCCATGACGATTGGAGCCGTTATCGGCGGGTGGATCGGAGCGCATATCGGACGAAGGCTGCCATCACCCGTCGTCCGGATGCTAACCCTCGCGGTCGCCTTTTTAACGACCGCGGTGTTCTTTTCGCGAGCTTACCTTTGA
- a CDS encoding Ku protein (KEGG: Ku protein; K10979 DNA end-binding protein Ku~TIGRFAM: Ku protein~PFAM: Ku domain protein~SMART: Ku domain protein) codes for MAAHRAQWKGHIKVGEITCGVGLYTAASTSDRISFRTINKATGNPVRREFVDSETEETVERENQVKGFEVENGEYIMIDPEEVTAVIPDSDKMLEIEAFLPCFEVDDVYFDKPYYLVPTDEVSEDAFAGLRDALSKASVTAIARTVLFRRMRTVLIRAHGRGLIATTLNFDYEVRPSKEAFKEVPEIKVEGEMLDLAKHIIGTKKGDFDPATFDDRYEAALADLVKAKSEGRSLPKPKPVQVSKPNDLLKALRESAGMGNAKPAAKSKTKAANANAKKKTKAAAPKTAAKTTHKKAS; via the coding sequence ATGGCAGCGCATAGGGCTCAATGGAAAGGCCACATCAAGGTCGGGGAAATCACCTGCGGCGTCGGGCTTTATACTGCTGCGTCGACCTCGGATCGCATCTCCTTCCGGACGATCAACAAGGCAACCGGGAACCCCGTACGCCGCGAGTTCGTGGACAGCGAGACGGAGGAGACTGTCGAGCGGGAAAACCAGGTGAAGGGGTTCGAGGTTGAGAACGGCGAATACATCATGATCGACCCGGAAGAGGTGACCGCCGTCATCCCGGATTCCGATAAGATGCTCGAGATCGAAGCGTTCCTCCCCTGCTTTGAGGTCGACGATGTCTATTTCGACAAGCCGTACTATCTTGTACCGACAGACGAAGTCTCAGAAGACGCATTTGCAGGCCTTCGCGATGCCCTAAGCAAGGCCAGCGTCACCGCGATAGCGAGAACGGTTCTCTTTCGACGGATGCGCACCGTTCTTATCCGCGCCCACGGGCGCGGCCTGATCGCGACGACACTCAATTTCGATTACGAGGTGCGGCCGTCCAAGGAGGCATTCAAGGAGGTCCCGGAGATCAAGGTAGAGGGAGAAATGCTCGACCTCGCCAAGCACATCATCGGCACGAAGAAGGGTGATTTCGATCCGGCGACGTTCGATGACCGCTATGAGGCCGCCCTCGCCGATCTGGTGAAAGCGAAGTCGGAGGGCCGCTCACTACCCAAGCCGAAGCCAGTTCAGGTGTCAAAGCCCAACGACCTTCTGAAGGCCCTGCGCGAAAGCGCTGGAATGGGCAACGCCAAGCCCGCTGCCAAATCCAAGACTAAGGCTGCAAACGCGAACGCGAAGAAAAAGACCAAGGCGGCCGCTCCCAAAACAGCTGCCAAGACCACTCACAAAAAAGCCAGCTAG
- a CDS encoding conserved hypothetical protein (KEGG: hypothetical protein) produces the protein MRVAVILFIAVCLFLAGATASRAYVGNSNFWLLATALVLYTLGNLSMIALMRTSGLSLAISLSSVAQLIAINAIAVLVFDERLGWHQAVGVLLGIASVTLMVIG, from the coding sequence ATGCGTGTTGCCGTCATCCTCTTCATAGCCGTGTGCCTATTCCTGGCGGGAGCGACTGCTTCGCGCGCATACGTGGGCAACTCTAACTTTTGGCTGCTCGCAACCGCGCTTGTCCTCTATACATTAGGCAATCTTTCGATGATCGCTCTCATGCGGACAAGCGGTCTTTCCCTTGCTATTTCGTTGTCGTCGGTTGCGCAGCTCATCGCCATCAACGCGATCGCCGTGTTGGTTTTCGACGAGCGGCTCGGCTGGCATCAGGCGGTTGGCGTCCTCCTCGGGATAGCATCGGTTACGCTTATGGTGATCGGATGA
- a CDS encoding protein of unknown function DUF497 (PFAM: protein of unknown function DUF497~KEGG: btr:Btr_0515 hypothetical protein), whose product MKITYDEAKRRTNIEKHGLDFADLDLLFFAGSVVVPAKGERLMAIGVFRDGVIAVVFVTLGSEAISVISMRKASRKERSIL is encoded by the coding sequence ATGAAGATCACCTACGACGAAGCAAAGCGCCGGACCAATATCGAAAAGCACGGGCTCGACTTTGCCGATCTCGATCTGCTTTTCTTTGCAGGCTCCGTTGTCGTCCCGGCCAAAGGCGAACGCCTCATGGCCATCGGTGTCTTTCGTGATGGCGTGATTGCCGTCGTGTTCGTCACCCTCGGCTCTGAAGCCATTTCGGTAATCTCCATGCGCAAAGCCAGCCGTAAGGAAAGGAGCATCCTATGA
- a CDS encoding Ku protein (KEGG: Ku protein~TIGRFAM: Ku protein~PFAM: Ku domain protein~SMART: Ku domain protein), producing MAPRPYWKGYLKLSLVTCPVAMSPATSESEKVRFHTLNKETGNRVLSRYVDSVTGKPVKDENEAKGYERGENDYVLLTDEDLESIDLETVRTIDIEKFVPRESIEWIYLETPHYLVPNDKIGNEAFAVIRDAMKAEKVLGVSRVVIGRRERAVVLEPRDEGIVVWTLRFGDEVRPEEEYFQGIEKKADTSTVAAITQTIKRRMDKWSPSMVSDPIQESLLKLIATKKKALKPSKSSKAANSKKDDDAKPSNVISIMDALKKSVEADLKGRKKAGR from the coding sequence ATGGCACCCCGTCCATACTGGAAAGGCTACCTCAAGCTTTCGCTTGTCACGTGTCCCGTGGCAATGAGCCCGGCGACATCGGAGAGCGAGAAGGTCCGTTTCCACACGCTCAACAAAGAGACCGGCAATCGCGTCCTGTCCCGTTACGTCGATTCCGTGACTGGAAAGCCCGTCAAGGATGAAAACGAAGCCAAAGGCTACGAGCGCGGTGAAAACGACTACGTTCTGCTGACCGACGAAGACCTCGAGTCCATTGATCTGGAGACCGTGCGGACGATCGATATCGAAAAGTTCGTTCCGCGCGAAAGTATCGAGTGGATCTACCTTGAAACACCCCACTACCTCGTTCCTAACGACAAGATCGGCAACGAGGCGTTTGCCGTCATAAGGGATGCGATGAAGGCAGAAAAGGTCCTTGGCGTCTCGAGGGTAGTAATCGGCCGGCGAGAACGTGCGGTGGTCCTAGAACCGCGCGATGAGGGCATCGTTGTCTGGACCCTGCGCTTCGGTGACGAGGTTCGCCCTGAGGAGGAGTACTTCCAGGGGATCGAGAAGAAGGCTGACACCTCGACGGTCGCTGCCATCACCCAAACGATCAAGCGGCGCATGGATAAATGGTCGCCTTCGATGGTCAGCGATCCGATCCAGGAGAGCTTGCTGAAGCTGATAGCGACCAAGAAGAAGGCTCTAAAGCCCTCCAAATCGTCCAAGGCGGCCAACAGTAAAAAAGACGACGACGCGAAGCCATCAAACGTCATCAGCATCATGGACGCCCTCAAGAAGAGCGTCGAAGCCGACCTTAAAGGTCGAAAGAAGGCGGGCCGATAA
- a CDS encoding conserved hypothetical protein (KEGG: azc:AZC_3799 hypothetical protein): MPPLVAAMISLGVLGAIDTYITATVFPVPVWVTFIAWASFYACGGGQHGLVKSIVSNWTGIIIASLTLLVIQYGPQHPIFVALLVGLGTSAMVMVSSIKILNFPPAIVFGFASLVGTTAATNTSVVTSGMNHPTLVAMAAMLLGGAFGLLSEIGTSLLSTKPATA; encoded by the coding sequence ATGCCCCCTCTCGTAGCAGCAATGATCAGCCTTGGCGTCCTGGGCGCCATAGACACCTATATCACCGCTACCGTCTTTCCTGTTCCGGTGTGGGTGACGTTCATTGCATGGGCGTCTTTTTATGCCTGCGGCGGCGGGCAGCATGGCCTCGTCAAGAGCATCGTGTCCAACTGGACCGGTATCATCATCGCGTCGCTAACGCTGCTGGTGATCCAATACGGACCGCAGCATCCGATCTTTGTCGCCTTACTCGTCGGCCTCGGTACCTCGGCCATGGTGATGGTGTCCTCCATCAAGATACTGAACTTCCCGCCGGCCATCGTATTTGGCTTCGCGTCGTTGGTCGGCACGACGGCCGCCACCAATACATCTGTCGTCACGTCAGGAATGAACCATCCAACCCTCGTCGCCATGGCCGCAATGCTGCTCGGCGGCGCCTTTGGCCTTCTGTCGGAAATCGGCACGTCGCTACTCTCCACCAAGCCCGCCACCGCGTAG
- a CDS encoding cobalamin synthesis protein P47K (PFAM: cobalamin synthesis protein P47K; cobalamin synthesis CobW domain protein~KEGG: azc:AZC_3800 putative cobalamin synthesis protein) translates to MSKLKTTILTGFLGAGKTTLLNRILSFESSERVAVIVNEYGEVGIDGQLVVQTNDQIVELNNGCICCTVRDDLIAAIRALLQSGRQIDRFIIETSGLADPAPVIQSFILDDVLSARLELDAIVTVVDARHIEGQLAQEEAVEQISFADVLLLNKVDLVDEDHLLQVERDLRRRNPLARIIPTKDCGVAFEDVVGIGAFDLKNVLEIDPQILEEQEHEHDQTIGCVAFREPEPLDPVALNSWLTRLVQDIGADLFRMKGVLSFAGEARRYVLHGIHMTLEGRPGKVWQPSEIRSSDIVFIGRNLDEEMLRAGFERCIVPRQALAS, encoded by the coding sequence ATGTCGAAGTTGAAAACCACCATACTCACGGGCTTCCTCGGAGCCGGTAAGACGACGCTACTCAATCGGATTCTTTCGTTCGAGAGCAGCGAGCGCGTCGCCGTCATCGTCAACGAATACGGAGAAGTGGGCATCGACGGCCAACTTGTCGTGCAGACCAACGATCAGATCGTGGAACTGAACAACGGATGCATTTGCTGCACCGTCCGCGACGACCTCATCGCGGCGATTAGAGCCCTGCTTCAGTCGGGCCGCCAGATCGATCGTTTCATCATCGAGACGTCGGGACTAGCCGATCCGGCGCCCGTCATCCAGTCCTTCATCCTCGACGACGTCCTGTCCGCCCGATTGGAACTGGACGCGATCGTCACCGTAGTCGACGCCCGACACATAGAAGGACAACTCGCGCAAGAAGAAGCAGTCGAACAGATCAGCTTTGCCGACGTCCTGCTGCTGAATAAGGTTGATCTCGTCGACGAGGATCATCTTCTACAAGTCGAGCGGGATCTAAGGCGACGAAATCCCCTGGCCCGGATCATCCCGACCAAGGATTGCGGCGTCGCATTTGAAGATGTCGTGGGCATCGGCGCGTTCGACTTGAAGAACGTGCTCGAAATCGATCCGCAGATCCTGGAAGAACAGGAGCACGAGCACGATCAAACTATCGGGTGCGTAGCTTTCCGCGAGCCAGAGCCTCTCGATCCGGTGGCGCTCAATAGCTGGCTGACCCGCCTGGTGCAGGACATCGGAGCCGACCTGTTTCGGATGAAAGGCGTGCTCAGCTTCGCTGGGGAAGCCAGGCGATATGTCTTGCATGGCATCCACATGACCTTGGAAGGCCGGCCGGGAAAGGTCTGGCAACCGTCCGAGATTCGCTCAAGCGACATCGTCTTCATCGGTCGCAACCTTGACGAGGAGATGCTGCGAGCGGGGTTCGAGCGCTGCATCGTACCACGCCAAGCCCTGGCGTCCTGA